The following is a genomic window from Thermoanaerobaculia bacterium.
CCAAGGTGGCCTGCTGCTCGGACGTGAGGTCGAGAGCGCGAGTCAGGCGCTCCGCCTGGTGCTCGGCGCGGCGCTCCATGCGTTCGTCGTCGAAGTACGGCCCGTCGCCACCGCCGTGTCCGGCGAACGGCCCGCCATGCGCTCCCCCGGCGGCGAAAAGCGGGGCGAACGGCAGCGCGGCGAGAAGCAGTGCGGGGAGAATGCGGTTCGGCTGGTGGTTCATGAGCGGGATCTCCTGTGCATCCGGGCCCCGTCCGTCGAGGCCCGTTCCGCTTCATGGAACCCGCGGGGTGCAGCCTTCCTGCGGTTGGGTTCGGGTGCGGTCGGGCACGGAGGGGGGGGCTGCTTTCCGGGGGCGCTGAGAGAGAACCAGCTCCCGTCGCGCGCACGACACCGGAGGCCGGTGCCGGCGTGCGCGGGGTCCTGCAAGAGATTCAGCGGCTCAGGCCTTCGGGTGACACTGGTCGCACTTGGTCGGCGCCTTGGTGTCGGCCTTCTTGGCCAGCTCTTCCTTGTGGCACTTGACGCACGAGATATGGAACGGATTCTTGGTCGCCGACATCTCGCTGCACTTCGGCGTCTCGGCCTTCTCCGGGGCGGTGTGGCAACTGCCGCAGGTCTCGACCTTGTCGGTGGAGGCCGCGGTGAGGGTCGGCTGGGTGTGGTGGCAGGTCTTGCACTCGGCGACCGCCTTGACGTGGGCGGCGTGCGGGAACTCGACCGCCGACTTCTTGGTGACGCAGTCGTCGATCGTGACCTTCTCCGGAGGCGTCGAGGCGCCGGCGATGAAGGTCGATCCAGCGAGAATGACGAGCGCGGCGAGGACGAACGGCATGTACTTGCGCATTTTTCAGGCCTCCCTGGCTGCAGAATCCGGTCGTGATTCTGTGCGGCGCGGGACACAAGCCCGCTCCCCACTTCCGGGCCGACTGTAGCAGGAGGTGGAGCATCCCATCCCACCCGCTCGGCTAGGCCCCGGGACGCCCTGCGGGGACCGGTCGCCGGTCTCGGAACGGGCCGGACCCGCCGGTGTCCCCATCCTCCGTCGGTTGTCGGACTCTCGTTGACAGCACCTTGCCCGTTCCGGGAGGACCTCATGCGCGACCTATCCCGCTTCGCTCCACTCTTCCTTCTGAGCTCGCTCTGGACCGGTGCGTTGGGCGCCGATACCGCGC
Proteins encoded in this region:
- a CDS encoding cytochrome c3 family protein; translation: MRKYMPFVLAALVILAGSTFIAGASTPPEKVTIDDCVTKKSAVEFPHAAHVKAVAECKTCHHTQPTLTAASTDKVETCGSCHTAPEKAETPKCSEMSATKNPFHISCVKCHKEELAKKADTKAPTKCDQCHPKA